The Drosophila biarmipes strain raj3 chromosome X, RU_DBia_V1.1, whole genome shotgun sequence genome includes the window CCTTTCCGAGCGAACGAGGCGACTTTCGTGCCCCGCTCATCGTCTGCGGTCATGAGTGCCAATTTGTCAACAGGCCACTGCCAGCAGTCACTTCCCCCAGCACTTGCGAATCGGCACTATCCCATCGTATCTTGGGTGCTAGTATGCCTTCTTGCAGTGATTTATAAAGAAATTGGGATTATTTACATAGtagatatatatatcatatggTACTTAGGTGTTTTCTATTGCTTCTATAGGTTGTGATCAGTTTATCCATATTTATCTGGCAAAGTACTTGATAATCAGCACTATACTATCACTATCCCATCGTATTTTGGGTGCTAGTATGCCTTCTTGCAGTGATTTATAAAGAAATTGGGATAATTTACATAGTAGATGGATATATCATACGATATTTAGGTGTTTTTTATTGCTTCTATAGTTTGTGATCAGTTTATCCATGTTTATCTTGCAAAGTACTTGATAATCAGCACTATACTATCACTATCCCATCGTATTTTGGGTGCTAGTATGCCTTCTTGCAGTGATTTATAAAGAAATTGGGATAATTTACATAGTAGATGGATATATCATACGATATTTAGGTGTTTTTTATTGCTTCTATAGTTTGTGATCAGTTTATCCATGTTTATCTTGCAAAGTACTTGATAATCAGCACTATACTATCACTATCCTGTCGTATCTTGGGTGCTAGTATTCCTTCTTGCAGTGATTTATAAAGAAATTGGGATAATTTACataatagatagatatatCATGTCATATTTAGGTGTTTTTTATTGCTTCTATAGGTTGTGACCAGTTTATCCATGTTTATCTTGCAAAGCACTTGGTAATTAGCCATATCCCATCATATCTTGGGTGCTATTATATATAGAGTAATTGGGATTATTTACATAGTATATCCTATAGAGTAGATATATCATATCAAATATTGGTCTTGCTTAATGCTTTAACAGGTTTTGAAATGTtagttaatatttaatttggaaaGTACTTGCGATTTAGCACTATTCTATCATATCTAGGGTGATATCATGGCTCTTTATAGCGTTTTATGTAGTAATTAGGGTTATTTACACAGTGGATCCTATAagtaatcattttttatgcttttataGGTTGTGATAAGTTGGTAAATATTTGCTTTGCGAAAAACTTGCGACTTCCTTCTTATTGCTTGGGTTCTACTATATgttttataaagaattatgtatatattaatTAGGATTATTCATACAGTAGATCCTATATaatatcatttattttgtttgttctgATAATCTTATCTTTAAGCTTTTGCAGAGATTGACTTGTATATAtaacatattttctttaaatcatCGACTTTTTTCTCAATCTATACAAAGAACTTAAATGGCACGTAAAAATAATGATTTCTCGAATATTCCGATTCTCTGAAAAAAGCGTATTAAACTGCAAAACCTTTTGTCATTCACAAGAAATCATAAACAAACTTATATTATAAACACTTTTATGCCAAAAAGAAATCCCAAGAAAATGTCGACTTGTACGGGGGTGTCACTGAAATCTGTtccattaaaaattgtttgggACTTATGTATACTTACTGGAAGATTTTTTGGGGGTGACTTAGAAAACTCTGCCAAGCAAAATCGATTGGGAATCAATATAAGACCAATGGCCTTTAGTTGGAAGAGATTTCTGAAAAACTCCCGATAAAGAAATCAAAACTTAAAGGGAATGGTAAATTAGAACAAATTCGAGATAAAGAAGTTCGACTATATTTCCATTTATAATATAGTaggtttataaaataatatatatatatatatatatatatatatatatatatatatataatatagaaacCTCTGTAACTCAtgtaaaagtattattattttaaaagttctttACGTgatttttaggtatttttaaaaaaataaaattactattaaaaagtatttaaataaataaaattttagatCATTGGAATATACCATATACCATATAGTTTAAATTCAGCGATATCAAGAGCTGTGCATAGTAAGAAAAAGAGGAGGTGGGGggcttattaataaaatttgacTTAATTCACTTAACGATAAACCAATTTAAGTCAGTAAGGCAGCTGCAATGATGTCACAAGATAATATGGAGCGGTTACAAATCGGGAAAAGCCCGGTCCACTGGCTGTGGAACTCAGTTGGCCAACATTTTGGCCCCCTCTAAATGGCAGTGTAGTCTGACAGGCTTGTGACATGACAACTACACTTACAAATAAACAGCAGACAGTTGTATTTTGATCATTTAATTTCTGAATTCAGTGTACGATTTGCAGATGGCTTCCAACTCGACGAAGAAAAGCAAGAACACCGGTATGCGCATACTGTGGATACCGGGTCGGAAGTCGCATTCCAAGGGCCGCTTCAATACCACCAACAAACAGATCTCGTACTCGGGTCCGCAGAAAAAGAGCGAAGTGTGGTCCCTGGGCGGCAGCAAGGCACAGTCCGAGCTGATTGACTTGTAAGTAGGGTGGAGGGACTGTGATTAAGACGCTAACAAACTAGTGCTATAGGGTGTTTTAACCATCACCTAGTTTCCTAAGATGCACGATATGGCATGGGGATAAATGGAGTAATCAGTTCTTGTGTTTCAGTCCCTCCCCCGATATATCCGGCACTTCCCCATCCTCGTCGCTGAGCATTGTGGCTACCTGCTCCATGGTGCAGGGGACCTCGACCAGCGAAAGAGCCTCCTCTGATGACCTGGGCATCGTTTCGGAGACTGGCACACTGCCCACCACGCCGTTGAGCACCAACTCGCCGATCCTGAACAGTCCCACTTCCGAGACGGCCTCAGCCTCCACGCGCGTCATGACTTCGCCGAATGTCATCACCACCGTTGTAATACAGGACTTGGTAAGAGGTTCTCCTCCTTGACTCGATGGGGTGCTAATCTCTAGCTGGTTTCAGCACAATTTCGTGAGTCCCGACGACTTGCCCAAAGTGCCAGCCATCCAATCGCAGGAAACCGAGGTGGTGCTAAACAGCTCGGCGGGAACCACAGCCTCGATAGCCACCACCTCTTCGCCCATGGCCAACCACAAGCAGGGATCCCCACCGGCAAACCATTCCCAGCAAACCACTCCACAGAAGAGTAGATATAAGAATCACAACAATAACCAGGTAAATAATACAGCAAGGGAGAATGTATCGTAAATAAATAGATCATATgaatatatatcaaaaaacaaTATCGATAAGTAATCATAtcgataaataaatgtatcaaAATGCAATATCCCTATAtcgatatataaatatatcatataaatatatatcaaaaaatatattaccaGCGAACATATCAAAAAACAGtatcaataagtaaatattaaccataaatatatcaaaaacaatatcaattatcgataaataatcaaaaaacaaagatataaatacaaatattatcGACACCTATTAAATACCATCTAAAATTATACATTACAGGAGGATATCAACTCGATCGAAAGCATTTCCAGTTTCCCGAGGTTTCAGGGCAACGCCACCGACTTCGATTGGATCGACGACATGGTGCAGCAGCGCAACTGCAACGAGGTGATGCACAAAAACAAGAGGAAGAAGTCCAAGAAGGTCGAGGGCCTGGAGGCCGATCAACTGGACGGGAAGCTCTTTGGCTACGACAATGACAAGGCTAAATTGAATGGCAAGGATGACGGCGACAAGGACGAAAAGGTCGTCAAATGCTTGTACTACTCACTCATGTGCTGCGACTGTACTATATCTTGAATTATGGATCGTCCGAAACGAATCCGCGTCCATGTAAAATACCTCTCAACCTCCtatgtaaaaatatacatattcgattttgtatactttAGCCAACGCAGCTATACACAATAAGACACAGAAGAATACCGAAGTATTACCGAATTTATAATGATTTACATGGAACTAACATTATGAACATTCGAATAAATGTCGAAATCTAAATACCACTACAGCTATTTGTAGTGTACTCTTGGTTTGAACTTGAAATAAGTGATCGAaacatatgtatattatttagatattttgtatttttgtaaataaaatattttctatcaACAGAATCATGAAATACTTCATTCATTTCGgagctaaaaaatataaataaatcgaTAATATCTTGGGTTCCATGCAGTCGTCAAGATCTTTCTCTTTTATAATCTTCTATAAAGAAATCAAAGAAGGACAGGTCTATAAAATATTGCTATCTCTTTCATATTTGTGTGGatcacaaaaataaatgtttgggATCTTTAAAAAGGggttttcatttatttcaaatttattaaactaaaaacaataaatccTAAGACTATTTTTTGCATCGAAAGcgatattttctgttttttctcTAAGCCTATTCTATCTTCTCTTTAAAAAAGATCTATGGGCTGGAACAATAAAAACGACACTGTCATTTTCAACTTgacataacatttttcataaaaatttaatacaaacattaaatttacaaatatatatataaaaacaattcaCAATcacatataaatttttatcatttttcaGATGTTAAATATTTCGATTCGCTATATTCCTCAAAGCAAGGTTACAATTTACTAGTCCAGAGCAAGAAAACCAAGATCAATGTTCTTGTTGGTACAATCTATGTTCGCTGTTGCGTTGTCCATCGATcaaacaatcaatcaatcaatcagctACGGATGTTTATGTTTGTACGGCTCGTTGTCGATGGATGAATAGCATCTTCATCACCACCTCCGCTCTCATTGCACCTTCGTGGCTGGGACTCTGCTTTCTGCGCTCCTTTGCAGTGAAACTCGATCGCATCAATATCATTTGTACTTTCAATGTAAAATTCGTGTCCCAGATCTTTGCCTTTGCGGTCGTAGACGATCCTGTTTCTATCGGT containing:
- the LOC108025930 gene encoding mucin-17 isoform X1, which encodes MASNSTKKSKNTGMRILWIPGRKSHSKGRFNTTNKQISYSGPQKKSEVWSLGGSKAQSELIDFPSPDISGTSPSSSLSIVATCSMVQGTSTSERASSDDLGIVSETGTLPTTPLSTNSPILNSPTSETASASTRVMTSPNVITTVVIQDLHNFVSPDDLPKVPAIQSQETEVVLNSSAGTTASIATTSSPMANHKQGSPPANHSQQTTPQKSRYKNHNNNQEDINSIESISSFPRFQGNATDFDWIDDMVQQRNCNEVMHKNKRKKSKKVEGLEADQLDGKLFGYDNDKAKLNGKDDGDKDEKVVKCLYYSLMCCDCTIS
- the LOC108025930 gene encoding uncharacterized protein LOC108025930 isoform X2 → MVQGTSTSERASSDDLGIVSETGTLPTTPLSTNSPILNSPTSETASASTRVMTSPNVITTVVIQDLHNFVSPDDLPKVPAIQSQETEVVLNSSAGTTASIATTSSPMANHKQGSPPANHSQQTTPQKSRYKNHNNNQEDINSIESISSFPRFQGNATDFDWIDDMVQQRNCNEVMHKNKRKKSKKVEGLEADQLDGKLFGYDNDKAKLNGKDDGDKDEKVVKCLYYSLMCCDCTIS